From the genome of Kosmotoga arenicorallina S304, one region includes:
- a CDS encoding nitrilase-related carbon-nitrogen hydrolase → MKVAGALFDPVYSDKEQSKLEAIDAFKEAANAGADLIVFPEMTLSGFTMNCPLHDPGDMSFFEELAKTNGIAVIYGTVLKVENCLYNTAVFYDPESNKRAVYFKRKLFRYAKEDEFYCSGKNSVQFSYQELKCSLLICYDLRFPELFRDTIGGELFFVIACWPKSRKLHWHTLLRARAIENQAFVIGVNRIGIDEKGVDYGQLSAVYDYYGKRLKPSIKTSKLLIWEISSQRIKKMYHWRKVFPVLKT, encoded by the coding sequence ATGAAAGTAGCTGGTGCGCTTTTTGATCCCGTATACAGCGATAAAGAGCAAAGCAAACTGGAAGCGATAGATGCTTTTAAAGAAGCAGCAAATGCTGGCGCGGACTTAATCGTGTTTCCAGAAATGACTCTTAGCGGTTTTACCATGAATTGCCCTTTACACGATCCAGGCGATATGAGCTTTTTTGAGGAACTAGCAAAAACGAACGGGATAGCAGTAATCTATGGCACTGTTTTAAAAGTGGAAAATTGCTTATATAACACAGCCGTATTCTATGATCCTGAAAGCAACAAAAGAGCAGTGTATTTTAAGAGAAAACTTTTCCGCTATGCTAAGGAAGATGAATTTTATTGTTCGGGAAAGAATTCTGTCCAATTTTCCTATCAGGAATTGAAATGTTCACTTTTGATTTGCTATGATTTGAGATTTCCCGAGTTATTCAGAGATACGATAGGCGGCGAGCTTTTTTTCGTAATAGCATGCTGGCCAAAAAGCAGGAAATTACATTGGCATACACTTTTAAGAGCGCGAGCAATAGAAAATCAGGCATTTGTGATAGGTGTAAACAGAATAGGTATCGATGAAAAGGGTGTTGATTATGGGCAATTAAGCGCTGTCTATGATTATTATGGCAAAAGACTCAAGCCTTCTATAAAAACCAGCAAGCTTTTGATCTGGGAAATTTCCAGTCAGAGAATCAAAAAAATGTATCACTGGCGGAAGGTATTTCCAGTATTGAAAACATAA
- the pcp gene encoding pyroglutamyl-peptidase I, with product MLLISYFEPFGRDPLNSTEVICEEIKRVRRDVQFVKLPTVFYESGTVLTSLIKEVNPDTVIMLGQAGGRAAITPEMVALNWIDARIKDNRGQKPIDKKIVEGGPAAYFSTLPVRKIVEALTKGGIPARVSYSAGTFVCNALFYQVMHFIIENRYQIKAGFVHFPYLSGQVLYREEAPSLDLAKSIEGLNLIIELMEGSL from the coding sequence GTGCTTCTAATAAGCTATTTTGAACCCTTTGGAAGGGACCCTTTGAATTCAACAGAAGTGATTTGTGAAGAAATCAAAAGGGTTAGAAGAGATGTTCAGTTTGTAAAACTTCCAACTGTGTTCTATGAATCAGGAACAGTCTTGACGAGCCTTATAAAAGAAGTAAATCCTGATACAGTTATAATGCTGGGGCAGGCTGGTGGCAGGGCAGCAATAACCCCGGAAATGGTTGCGTTAAACTGGATTGATGCTCGCATTAAAGACAACAGGGGACAAAAGCCTATCGATAAGAAAATTGTCGAAGGAGGACCAGCGGCGTATTTTTCGACACTTCCTGTAAGGAAAATTGTTGAAGCTCTTACAAAAGGAGGCATTCCTGCAAGAGTATCTTACTCCGCTGGCACTTTTGTATGCAATGCACTTTTTTATCAGGTGATGCATTTCATCATTGAAAACCGCTATCAGATTAAAGCTGGTTTTGTGCATTTCCCATACCTTTCAGGACAGGTGCTTTACAGGGAAGAAGCCCCTTCTTTAGACCTTGCGAAATCAATTGAGGGATTGAACTTGATCATTGAACTCATGGAGGGGAGTTTATGA